The Pyramidobacter porci genome includes the window CCGTGAGGGCGAAGCGATCCGCGACCTTCACGGCAACGTGCTTGACGCCGAACATTACTACGTCGCCGTGATCCAGGTCATCGACGCCCGCCCCCAATATTCCAAGGCCAAGATCGTCCGCGGCGGCGGGCTCAGACGCGGCGACGGCATCGAGCCGATCCGCAAGCCCGACGACGTCAAGCTCGATTACGAATAGCTTCTTCGACGCGCGATAACCTGCGCTCCCCCCAGAGCGCAGGTTGTTTTTTACTCCGAGGAGGATTGTCAATGAAAAGAATGAGAACTCTGTGCGCCGCCGCGCTTTTGATGTCGTGCGTCCTGCTCTCCCCCGCCGCGGCCGTGATCCGCATCGGCGTCGACCGCTTCAGATCGGGAGCGCCGGGCGTCTCGCCGGACGTCGCCGACGCGCTGACGGAAATGTTCATCACCGAACTTTCCAATTCCGGTTCGTTTCAGGTCTACGAACGCACCGCCCTCGAAAAAGTGGCCCGCGAGCAGCGTCTTTCCATGTCGGGACTGGTGTCCGAAGATACGCTCGTCAAAGTCGGCCGCCTCGCCGGCGTGGAATGGATCATCACCGGCGCCGTCACCCAGTTCGACGAGCAGCAGACCGGCGGCGTACTGCCCATCCACAACTTCGGTCTGGCCGTCGGCAGCAACGTCGGCACCGTCACGCTTGACGTCCGTACCATCGATACCGCCACCGGGGCCATTACCGCCGCCCTGCGCAAAACCGGAGCGGCCAGCCGCGCCATCGCCGGCGCCGTTTACGAAGGTACCGTGATCGGCACGACGCAGTACGGCGGCGTCGGTTCGCAGGCCGCCATGAAAGCCGTCAAGCGCGTTGTGCGCGAGCTGGAGCGCCGCATCGGCGGCGTCGCGTACCACGTCATCAAAGTCACGCCGCAGCGCGCTCTCATCGACATGGGTTCCGCCAAAGGCGCGGCCAAAGGGCAGCTCTACGGCGTCTACGAAGAGGGCGAACCGATCCGCGCCATCGACGGTTCCATCATCGACGCGGAGAAAGTCTATCACGCCCTCGTTAAAGTCGTTGAAGTCAAGCCGAACTACAGCCTCTGTGCCTACGTGAAGGGCAAGGGCGGCCCCGCTTCCATCCGCGTCGGCGACCTGCTCGACGAGATCGACCCCGGCGAGAGCGCGCGCAGTCTGCCCGTCACCGCCGAACGTCTCGTCCCCGACGCGCCCGCTCCCGTGATTGCCGGCAGCGAAACCCCGCCCGAACCGACGGTCCCCGACGCCCCCCTGCCTCCCAAAAGCGACAAGACCGGCAAGATCTCCGTACCGGGCCAATACGCCGACGAAGGCGGTCCCGTCTTCAAAGACAATCCGCCCGTAAATGTGAATAACTGCACGGATGACCGACTGTTCACTGCCTACAACATGCCGGCCAACCGTCTCTCGAACCTGCGCATCATCTACCGCAACGGGCAACGATCCTACAAGGCCGGCCAGTACCGCAGCGCTTACTCCATGTTCAACCGCAGCGCCCGCGAGAACAGCTTCGACCTGCTCAACACCTACTGGGCCGGCATGTCGGCGTTGAAGTGCGGCGACAAGAAGAACGCCCGCAAATGTTTCGACGCCGCCCTCGCTGTCAACCCTAATTACCAGCCCGCTCAGAAAGCTCTCAAACAACTCGAGTAACGCGGATTTCCGATAAAACTTTTTCATCGAGAATCAGCATCGCGTTTGGCGGACGCGTTTCTGCGCCCGCGTTTTACGCTTTCTCGTTCATCGTCATATACCGGCCGATCACGTCGCCGACGACGGAATCGAACCAGCCTGACTTACCGATCCCGGCGCCGCTGACACAGCCCGCCGTATGACCGTTTCTGGACTCTTGACCTGAAGGGCGCTCAAACCTTTATAATGAGTCAACAGAGGCAAGGCAACGCACAAAGGCCTTCCCGGCAGAGGTCTCATTATGAAAGGAGATCCCAAATATGAAAAATCCGTACGCGCTGATGATCGGTCTGGCCGCGCTGGCGGTCCTCTGGGCGCTGCCCGCGGCGGCGAAGCCGACGAAGGAGAAGACGCTGATCGTTTTCTATTCGTGGGGCGGCAACACGCGCGACATCGCCCGCACCATCCAGAAGAAGACCGGCGCCGACATTTTCGAAATAGAGCTGGTCAAGCCCTACTCCGACGACTACAACACCGTGCTGAAGGAGGCTCAGCGCGACCAGCGC containing:
- a CDS encoding CsgG/HfaB family protein, with the protein product MKRMRTLCAAALLMSCVLLSPAAAVIRIGVDRFRSGAPGVSPDVADALTEMFITELSNSGSFQVYERTALEKVAREQRLSMSGLVSEDTLVKVGRLAGVEWIITGAVTQFDEQQTGGVLPIHNFGLAVGSNVGTVTLDVRTIDTATGAITAALRKTGAASRAIAGAVYEGTVIGTTQYGGVGSQAAMKAVKRVVRELERRIGGVAYHVIKVTPQRALIDMGSAKGAAKGQLYGVYEEGEPIRAIDGSIIDAEKVYHALVKVVEVKPNYSLCAYVKGKGGPASIRVGDLLDEIDPGESARSLPVTAERLVPDAPAPVIAGSETPPEPTVPDAPLPPKSDKTGKISVPGQYADEGGPVFKDNPPVNVNNCTDDRLFTAYNMPANRLSNLRIIYRNGQRSYKAGQYRSAYSMFNRSARENSFDLLNTYWAGMSALKCGDKKNARKCFDAALAVNPNYQPAQKALKQLE